Proteins encoded within one genomic window of Candidatus Berkiella cookevillensis:
- a CDS encoding ISL3 family transposase: MPRTNLILFLPGFTIRKVLNASPLVIETTYNRKPKCPFCDGSKLRIKHSFMREVKHESVGLRRAYIRFKAHKFYCYACKRYFNQRFPGILKHQRATERLKAQVFEQHTQGVSQLDLAKQLKLGKSTIERWYQQHYLLRAQNIKAQHWPKILGIDEHFFSKKQRFATTFCDLKNHRIFDIVKGKSGSDLLPFINQLPGRERVKIACIDLSVTYRNLIKKHFPKALIVTDRFHVLRLIEQAFMKTCHSIHPQMKYHRGILAMFRTRPEHLTETKKLKLKQFLDEHPAIQALYQFKERLFTLLKHKHRKAKECKNLIPIFLDMVKQLKAAIFLPLVKLGKTLFKWREEIVRMWRFTKNNGITEGFHRKMKLIQRRAYGFRNFENYRLRVKVLCS, from the coding sequence ATGCCCCGTACCAATCTTATTTTATTTTTGCCTGGTTTTACAATTAGGAAAGTCTTAAATGCTTCACCTTTAGTTATTGAGACTACTTATAATCGGAAGCCCAAATGCCCTTTCTGTGATGGCTCTAAATTACGCATCAAGCACTCCTTCATGCGTGAGGTAAAACATGAATCCGTTGGACTACGTCGTGCTTACATTAGATTCAAAGCACATAAGTTTTATTGTTATGCTTGTAAGCGTTATTTTAATCAACGCTTTCCCGGTATCTTAAAACATCAACGCGCTACAGAAAGATTAAAAGCCCAGGTCTTTGAACAACATACACAAGGGGTCTCTCAATTAGATTTAGCCAAGCAATTAAAGCTCGGTAAATCCACCATTGAACGATGGTACCAGCAACATTATTTATTGCGTGCTCAGAATATTAAAGCCCAACACTGGCCTAAAATACTTGGGATTGATGAACACTTCTTTTCTAAAAAACAACGATTTGCCACTACTTTTTGTGATCTAAAAAACCACCGTATCTTTGATATCGTTAAAGGCAAAAGTGGCTCTGATTTATTGCCTTTCATTAACCAATTACCAGGCAGAGAACGCGTCAAAATAGCTTGTATTGATTTAAGTGTTACTTATCGAAACCTCATTAAGAAGCACTTCCCTAAAGCCTTAATTGTAACGGATAGGTTTCATGTACTAAGACTGATTGAACAGGCTTTTATGAAAACCTGTCACAGCATCCATCCACAAATGAAGTACCACAGAGGAATACTGGCTATGTTTAGAACGCGTCCTGAGCATCTAACCGAAACCAAGAAGCTTAAACTTAAACAGTTCTTAGATGAACATCCGGCCATACAGGCGCTTTATCAGTTTAAAGAGCGACTCTTTACACTTCTAAAACATAAACATCGCAAGGCAAAGGAATGCAAAAATCTAATCCCTATTTTCCTTGATATGGTTAAACAGCTCAAAGCTGCCATCTTCTTACCGCTTGTTAAGCTCGGGAAGACCCTATTTAAATGGAGAGAGGAAATAGTAAGAATGTGGCGATTCACAAAGAACAATGGCATCACAGAAGGCTTCCATCGAAAGATGAAGCTCATTCAAAGAAGAGCATATGGATTTAGAAATTTTGAAAATTATAGATTAAGAGTTAAAGTGCTATGTTCCTAA
- a CDS encoding type II toxin-antitoxin system PemK/MazF family toxin — protein MHQRGEVYWVEELENSGSEIRKKRPWVIMGINAINRARSTIIAIPLSTSASERPPLSVKVSMKGQRVVAICDQIRAIDKTRFLNKVDKLSTLDISLIEENLTKILGLG, from the coding sequence ATGCACCAAAGAGGTGAGGTTTATTGGGTAGAAGAGTTGGAAAATTCCGGTTCAGAAATTCGCAAAAAAAGGCCATGGGTTATCATGGGAATTAACGCAATCAATCGCGCTCGAAGCACTATAATAGCAATACCTTTATCGACCTCAGCTTCAGAGCGGCCACCGCTGAGTGTTAAAGTTTCGATGAAGGGGCAGCGTGTTGTTGCTATTTGTGACCAAATACGCGCCATTGATAAAACGAGATTTTTAAATAAGGTTGATAAACTTTCAACTCTTGATATTAGCCTAATTGAAGAAAATTTAACGAAAATTCTGGGGCTTGGATAA
- a CDS encoding restriction endonuclease subunit S produces MNKMSISKRVAFEYGYAVRVNDENTGQYPVYGSNGITGYIDSYKVEGPGVIIGRKGSVGKITYAKKHFTPTDTAYYLRLLDSNKDNMCFWYYFLGTLGLDKLNTHSAVPGLSRSIAYLLEVKIPEKIDQLKIAKVLSLLDSKIALNNKINTELEAMAKLIYDYWFVQFDFPGANGKPYKSAGGKMVYNEALKREIPKGWGVKELNQCVDAILDHRGKTPRKLGGDWTEREDGIIALSAKLVKGGKLCNLEKANKVDQAMFDKWMPEKLRDGDILMTSEAPAGEFYFIHGKTDYCMSQRLFAIRAKQTLLAPTYLYYELSKGHGYSQILGSLSGSTVFGIRQDVLRTIKVVVPDFALQKKFDRFVLPQLKQIKNLDQENLELSKLRDWLLPMLMNGQVTVKGTHQYKKGKLKHGSSIL; encoded by the coding sequence ATGAATAAAATGTCTATTTCCAAGCGTGTTGCTTTCGAATATGGTTATGCTGTACGTGTTAATGATGAAAACACTGGTCAATATCCTGTCTATGGTTCTAATGGAATTACAGGGTATATAGACTCATATAAAGTTGAAGGCCCGGGTGTAATTATTGGAAGGAAAGGTAGTGTTGGTAAAATAACCTATGCAAAAAAACATTTCACCCCAACTGATACTGCTTATTACTTAAGACTGCTCGATTCCAATAAAGATAATATGTGTTTCTGGTACTACTTCCTTGGAACCTTGGGGCTTGATAAATTGAACACTCATAGTGCTGTGCCTGGTCTGTCAAGGAGTATTGCATATCTTTTAGAGGTTAAAATCCCAGAAAAAATAGATCAGTTAAAGATTGCAAAAGTGCTTTCGTTGTTAGATTCCAAAATAGCTCTCAACAACAAAATCAACACCGAGCTAGAAGCCATGGCCAAGCTCATCTACGACTATTGGTTTGTACAATTCGACTTCCCTGGTGCCAATGGCAAACCTTATAAATCCGCTGGCGGCAAAATGGTTTACAATGAAGCGCTTAAGCGTGAAATTCCTAAGGGCTGGGGTGTTAAAGAGTTAAATCAGTGTGTCGATGCTATCCTTGATCATCGCGGAAAAACACCTAGAAAATTGGGTGGTGACTGGACGGAAAGGGAAGATGGTATTATTGCGCTTTCAGCAAAGCTAGTTAAAGGTGGAAAATTATGCAATCTTGAAAAAGCAAACAAAGTGGATCAAGCGATGTTTGATAAATGGATGCCTGAAAAATTAAGAGATGGCGATATATTAATGACCTCAGAAGCTCCTGCTGGCGAGTTTTATTTTATCCATGGTAAAACTGACTACTGTATGAGCCAGAGGTTATTTGCAATAAGAGCTAAGCAAACGTTATTAGCTCCGACATATCTATATTATGAGCTTTCAAAGGGACATGGCTATTCTCAAATATTAGGTAGTTTAAGCGGGAGTACTGTCTTTGGTATTCGGCAAGATGTTCTTAGAACAATAAAAGTCGTAGTTCCTGACTTCGCTTTACAGAAAAAATTTGATCGCTTTGTATTGCCGCAATTAAAGCAAATTAAGAATTTGGATCAAGAGAATCTTGAATTATCAAAGCTCCGAGACTGGCTCCTCCCCATGCTAATGAACGGGCAAGTCACAGTGAAAGGAACACACCAGTACAAAAAAGGGAAGTTAAAACATGGCAGCTCAATACTCTAA
- a CDS encoding HsdM family class I SAM-dependent methyltransferase, with the protein MTTTQQFAQQTKKLIDDLKSVCANYGLGNDGNEFKIITQVFLYKFLNDKFVYEIKQLDKRIGNAKNWEAALNKLSDDEYEMLKMQLKESTAHIKKDHYISTLFARQNEPNFADIFDSTLVDIARDNSDIFSVLTGGGEKIVLFENLSKYVTDKRDDFCKAIVNKLTGFSFEHIFNEKFDFYATIFEYLIKDYNTNSGGKYAEYFTPHAVAKIMARCLVPKKNGRKVQNVTCYDPSAGSGTLLMNLAHEIGEDKCTIYSQDISQKSSGLLRLNLILNNLVHSIHNIIKGNTILEPYHKKDNGKLEQFDYIVSNPPFKLDFSDYSKDLESKENHDRFFAGVPKIPEKKKESMAIYLMFLQHIIYSLKAKGKAAVVVPTGFITAQSGIDMKIRQKLVNEKMLAGVVSMPSNIFANTGTNVSILFIDKTNKEDVVLIDASNLGTTVKDGKNQKTVLSHTEEDQIISTFNNKEAVDDFSVVVSYEDIASKNYSLSAGQYFEVKIEHVDISCDEFKSKMNDFTNCLDKLFSESTKLERVIKKQLSGLNYE; encoded by the coding sequence ATGACGACGACACAGCAATTTGCACAACAAACTAAAAAACTGATTGATGACTTAAAAAGCGTCTGCGCTAACTATGGCTTAGGTAACGACGGCAATGAATTTAAAATCATCACGCAGGTATTTTTATATAAATTTCTGAACGATAAGTTTGTCTATGAAATAAAACAATTAGACAAAAGAATCGGTAATGCCAAAAATTGGGAAGCCGCGCTTAACAAATTAAGCGATGATGAATATGAAATGCTAAAGATGCAGCTAAAGGAGAGTACTGCTCACATCAAGAAAGATCACTATATTTCAACGCTATTTGCTAGGCAGAACGAACCAAATTTTGCCGACATTTTCGATAGCACCCTAGTTGATATTGCTCGTGATAACAGCGATATCTTCTCAGTGCTTACCGGCGGTGGTGAAAAGATCGTTCTATTCGAAAATCTAAGTAAATATGTCACTGATAAACGTGATGATTTTTGTAAAGCCATTGTGAATAAGCTCACAGGCTTTAGCTTTGAACATATTTTCAACGAGAAATTTGATTTTTACGCCACTATTTTTGAATATCTAATTAAAGACTACAACACTAACAGTGGTGGTAAATATGCCGAGTACTTTACCCCGCACGCAGTAGCTAAAATCATGGCGCGTTGTTTAGTGCCAAAGAAGAATGGACGAAAAGTTCAGAATGTGACCTGTTATGATCCATCAGCAGGCTCGGGCACCTTATTAATGAATCTTGCTCATGAGATAGGCGAAGATAAATGCACCATCTATTCGCAAGATATCTCACAAAAATCATCGGGCTTATTGCGTTTGAACCTGATTCTTAATAATTTAGTGCACTCAATACACAACATCATTAAAGGTAATACTATACTAGAGCCTTACCATAAAAAAGATAATGGCAAGCTAGAACAATTTGATTACATTGTTTCGAACCCACCCTTTAAGCTCGACTTTTCGGATTATAGTAAAGACCTAGAAAGCAAAGAAAATCACGACCGTTTTTTTGCTGGTGTACCGAAAATTCCCGAAAAGAAAAAAGAGTCAATGGCAATTTATTTGATGTTCCTACAGCATATTATCTATTCGCTAAAAGCTAAGGGCAAAGCTGCCGTTGTTGTTCCGACAGGGTTTATTACTGCTCAAAGTGGCATTGATATGAAAATACGTCAAAAGCTGGTAAATGAGAAAATGCTAGCGGGGGTGGTGAGTATGCCTTCAAATATATTTGCCAATACTGGCACCAATGTTTCTATATTATTTATAGACAAAACTAATAAAGAAGACGTGGTACTTATTGATGCCTCAAACCTAGGCACTACTGTTAAAGATGGAAAAAATCAAAAAACTGTTTTATCACATACTGAAGAAGACCAGATTATTAGTACGTTTAATAATAAAGAAGCTGTTGATGATTTTTCAGTAGTTGTGAGTTATGAAGATATTGCATCGAAAAATTATTCATTAAGTGCAGGGCAGTATTTTGAGGTTAAGATTGAACATGTTGATATAAGTTGTGATGAATTCAAATCAAAAATGAATGACTTTACGAATTGCCTAGATAAGCTATTTTCAGAATCCACAAAACTGGAACGTGTGATTAAGAAACAGTTATCAGGATTAAACTATGAATAA